From Pararhodobacter zhoushanensis, the proteins below share one genomic window:
- a CDS encoding ABC transporter permease, with protein MSSRNMPKWADVLLVPLFSLVIAFAISALVILAIGEDPIRAMELMVTGSLGSTYGWGYTLYYTTNFLLTGLAVSIAFQAKLFNIGGEGQALIGGLGVALVCLYVPWPNWWTAMIGAILASAVFGALWAAIPAYLQARRGSHIVITTIMFNFIAASVLNYMLSHVLRPPASMDPATARFASELRLPRLADVLEPFGIAFSRSGPANVMLFVALAFCVLAYVMMSRTKLGFEIRAFGQSEPAAHYAGISAFRIIMIAMLISGALSGVMAVNSVMGGPQRLVMNAVEGAGFIGIAVALMGRSHPIGIIAPALLFGFLFQGGSELAIETTIPREMIVIIQALVIMFTGALDNLVRQPLEAMFALGRRKS; from the coding sequence ATGAGCAGCCGAAACATGCCGAAATGGGCCGATGTCCTGCTGGTCCCGCTGTTCTCGCTGGTGATCGCCTTCGCGATCTCGGCGCTGGTCATTCTGGCGATTGGCGAAGACCCGATCAGGGCGATGGAGCTGATGGTCACCGGCTCGCTGGGGTCGACCTATGGCTGGGGCTATACGCTTTACTATACCACCAACTTCCTGCTGACCGGTCTGGCCGTGTCGATCGCGTTTCAGGCCAAGCTGTTCAACATCGGCGGCGAAGGTCAGGCGCTGATCGGCGGTCTGGGCGTGGCACTGGTCTGTCTGTATGTGCCCTGGCCGAACTGGTGGACGGCGATGATCGGGGCCATCCTTGCCTCGGCTGTATTTGGCGCGCTATGGGCGGCGATCCCGGCGTATCTGCAGGCCAGACGCGGCAGCCATATCGTCATCACCACGATCATGTTCAACTTCATCGCCGCCTCGGTGCTGAACTACATGCTCAGCCATGTGCTGCGCCCGCCCGCGTCGATGGACCCGGCGACCGCGCGCTTTGCGTCCGAGCTGCGGCTGCCGCGTCTGGCCGATGTGCTTGAGCCCTTCGGTATCGCATTTTCGCGCTCGGGTCCGGCCAACGTGATGCTGTTTGTGGCGCTGGCGTTTTGTGTGCTGGCCTATGTGATGATGTCGCGCACCAAGCTGGGCTTCGAGATCCGCGCCTTTGGTCAGTCCGAACCGGCCGCGCATTATGCCGGGATCAGCGCGTTCAGGATCATCATGATCGCGATGCTCATCTCGGGCGCGCTGTCGGGGGTGATGGCGGTGAACTCGGTCATGGGCGGGCCGCAGCGGCTGGTGATGAACGCGGTCGAAGGGGCGGGCTTTATCGGCATCGCCGTGGCGCTGATGGGGCGCTCGCATCCCATCGGCATCATCGCCCCGGCGCTGCTGTTCGGCTTCCTGTTTCAGGGCGGCTCGGAACTGGCGATCGAAACCACGATCCCGCGCGAGATGATCGTGATCATTCAGGCTTTGGTGATCATGTTCACGGGCGCCTTGGACAATCTGGTCAGGCAGCCGCTTGAAGCGATGTTTGCCCTGGGCCGGAGGAAGAGCTGA
- a CDS encoding ABC transporter permease, translated as MDLATIVQILESTLRLATPLLFTCLAGLFSERAGIFDIGLEGKLLVAAFFSAAFAFYTGSAWLGLLAGIAASVVFALIHGFASITFRGNQLISGVAINFLAAGMTVVVAQSLFHQGGRTPPLSGNARFERIDLPFADALRDVPVIGPLYSNVLSGNSVLVYLGLLAVPLTWWVLYRTRFGLRLRAVGENPAAVDTAGVSVVRMRYYAVIIAGVLCGIGGAYLSTSLAAGFVKDMSAGRGYIALAALIFAKWRPWQALVAVLLFGMLEAIANRWPNLDLGLITLPNQFMAALPYILTVVILAGFVGKAIPPRAGGEPYVKER; from the coding sequence ATGGATCTTGCAACCATTGTCCAGATTCTGGAATCCACCCTGCGGCTGGCCACGCCCTTGTTGTTCACCTGTCTTGCCGGGCTGTTTTCCGAGCGCGCGGGCATTTTCGACATCGGGCTTGAGGGCAAGCTGCTGGTCGCTGCATTCTTTTCGGCGGCCTTTGCGTTCTACACCGGTTCGGCATGGCTGGGTCTGCTGGCGGGCATCGCGGCCTCGGTCGTGTTTGCGCTGATCCATGGCTTTGCCTCGATCACCTTCCGGGGCAATCAGCTGATCTCGGGTGTGGCGATCAACTTTCTGGCGGCAGGCATGACGGTGGTCGTGGCGCAGAGCCTGTTCCATCAGGGCGGGCGCACGCCGCCGCTGTCGGGTAATGCCCGGTTCGAACGGATCGATCTGCCCTTCGCCGATGCGCTGCGCGATGTGCCGGTGATCGGGCCGCTGTACAGCAACGTGCTGTCGGGCAATTCGGTGCTGGTCTATCTGGGCCTGCTGGCCGTGCCGCTGACGTGGTGGGTGCTGTATCGCACGCGCTTTGGCCTGCGGTTGCGTGCCGTGGGTGAGAACCCGGCGGCGGTGGACACGGCGGGCGTGTCGGTGGTGCGGATGCGCTATTACGCGGTGATCATCGCGGGGGTGCTGTGCGGCATCGGCGGGGCGTATCTGTCGACCTCGCTGGCGGCGGGTTTCGTCAAGGATATGTCGGCGGGGCGGGGCTATATCGCGCTGGCCGCGCTGATCTTCGCCAAGTGGCGCCCGTGGCAGGCGCTGGTCGCGGTGCTGCTGTTTGGCATGCTCGAAGCCATCGCGAACCGCTGGCCCAATCTGGATCTGGGCCTGATCACCCTGCCCAACCAGTTCATGGCGGCGCTGCCCTATATCCTGACCGTGGTCATTCTGGCCGGGTTCGTCGGCAAGGCCATTCCGCCGCGTGCCGGGGGCGAGCCTTACGTGAAAGAGCGGTGA
- a CDS encoding SDR family oxidoreductase: MPVIVITGASAGIGRATAERFLKQGWQVALLARNADTLAQVAGDDPYALALPCDVTDEAQVDAAFAAIAARFGRIDALFNNAGKMLPGQLIDEMSVADWRGMVDVNLTGMFLCARAAFRQMRAQDPQGGRIINNGSISAHAPRPGSVAYTATKHAVTGLTKTLALDGRPFDIAAGQIDIGNARTDLAASISKGVPQADGSIKAEPMMDVGEVAQAVLYMATQPAGTNVPFLTVMATNMPFIGRG; encoded by the coding sequence ATGCCGGTCATCGTCATCACCGGGGCCAGCGCCGGGATCGGCCGCGCCACCGCCGAGCGGTTTCTCAAGCAAGGCTGGCAGGTCGCCCTCTTGGCCCGCAACGCCGACACACTGGCGCAGGTGGCGGGCGACGACCCCTACGCGCTGGCCCTGCCCTGCGACGTGACCGATGAGGCGCAGGTAGACGCAGCCTTTGCCGCCATCGCGGCCCGCTTTGGCCGCATCGACGCGCTGTTCAACAACGCCGGCAAGATGCTGCCCGGCCAGCTGATCGACGAGATGTCAGTCGCCGACTGGCGCGGCATGGTCGATGTGAACCTGACCGGCATGTTCCTATGCGCCCGCGCCGCGTTCCGGCAGATGCGCGCGCAAGATCCGCAGGGCGGGCGCATCATCAACAACGGCTCGATCTCGGCCCATGCGCCGCGCCCCGGCTCGGTCGCCTATACCGCCACCAAACACGCCGTCACCGGGCTGACCAAGACGCTGGCACTGGATGGCCGCCCCTTCGACATCGCCGCCGGGCAGATCGACATCGGCAACGCCCGCACCGATCTGGCGGCCAGCATCTCGAAGGGCGTGCCGCAGGCCGACGGATCGATCAAGGCCGAACCGATGATGGACGTGGGCGAGGTCGCGCAGGCGGTGCTCTATATGGCGACGCAACCGGCGGGCACGAATGTGCCGTTCCTGACGGTGATGGCAACAAATATGCCCTTTATCGGGCGCGGGTGA
- a CDS encoding entericidin A/B family lipoprotein: MKPFAILSLIAAVLTLSACETVEGAGRDLQSAGQTVSQEARQTQAQL, translated from the coding sequence ATGAAACCCTTTGCCATTCTGAGCCTGATTGCTGCCGTTCTGACCCTGAGCGCCTGTGAAACCGTCGAAGGTGCGGGCCGTGACCTGCAAAGCGCCGGTCAAACCGTGAGCCAGGAAGCCCGCCAGACCCAAGCCCAGCTCTGA
- the ccmI gene encoding c-type cytochrome biogenesis protein CcmI translates to MAIWWFFGPALALCVLVAALVVLGLRRGAQVQGADSGQKREMRIYADQLKEIERDSARGVIPDDEAARLRAETARRLLDADRRGSRALRESPSAAKWVALVLVLTVPLGAFALYFNQGTPLYGDMPMSARYAAANDLREARLSQDAMEAAWQADPTRPPAPEVEQQYLDLMAQLRAALEQRPDDPRGLRLLAVNEGNIGNNAAAATAWARLIALEGEEAPVEDLVALGESMVLATGGLVSAQAEVVLDRILQRDPRNGTARYYLGLMFAQTGRPDLTFRLWRGLLEDSQPTDPWVPAIRGTIEELSQIAGVRYTLPPVATGGRGPTAEDMQAAAEMSDEDRQQMIGGMVDGPASRLANQGGTAEEWARLIGALGVLGQQERARAIWAEARLVFADQPEGLAQIDAAARSAGFGE, encoded by the coding sequence ATGGCGATCTGGTGGTTCTTTGGCCCGGCCCTGGCCCTTTGTGTGCTTGTGGCGGCTCTGGTCGTGCTCGGCCTGCGCCGGGGCGCGCAGGTGCAGGGGGCCGACTCGGGCCAGAAGCGCGAGATGCGCATCTATGCCGACCAGCTCAAAGAGATCGAACGCGACAGCGCGCGCGGCGTGATCCCCGATGACGAAGCCGCGCGCCTGCGCGCCGAAACCGCGCGTCGGTTGCTGGATGCCGACCGTCGCGGCAGCCGCGCACTGCGCGAATCGCCCAGCGCGGCCAAATGGGTAGCGCTGGTCCTTGTGCTAACCGTGCCGCTGGGGGCCTTCGCGCTCTACTTCAACCAGGGCACGCCGCTGTACGGCGACATGCCGATGAGCGCCCGCTACGCCGCCGCCAACGATCTGCGCGAAGCCCGGCTCAGTCAGGACGCCATGGAGGCCGCATGGCAGGCCGACCCCACGCGCCCGCCTGCGCCCGAGGTCGAACAGCAATACCTCGACCTGATGGCGCAATTGCGCGCCGCGCTTGAACAACGCCCCGACGATCCCCGCGGGCTGCGCCTGCTGGCGGTGAACGAGGGCAACATCGGCAACAACGCCGCCGCGGCCACTGCCTGGGCCCGCCTGATCGCGCTTGAGGGCGAGGAGGCGCCGGTCGAGGATCTGGTGGCACTGGGCGAAAGCATGGTGCTGGCCACCGGCGGGCTGGTCTCGGCCCAGGCCGAGGTCGTGCTCGACCGCATCCTGCAACGCGACCCGCGCAACGGCACGGCGCGCTATTACCTCGGGCTGATGTTCGCCCAGACCGGGCGGCCCGACCTGACCTTCCGCCTGTGGCGCGGGCTCTTGGAAGACAGCCAGCCGACCGATCCGTGGGTGCCCGCGATCCGCGGCACCATCGAGGAACTCTCGCAGATCGCCGGTGTGCGCTACACCCTGCCCCCGGTGGCAACGGGCGGGCGCGGCCCCACGGCCGAGGATATGCAGGCAGCAGCGGAAATGTCGGACGAGGATCGCCAGCAGATGATCGGCGGCATGGTCGACGGTCCGGCCTCGCGGCTGGCCAATCAGGGCGGCACGGCCGAGGAATGGGCGCGGCTGATCGGCGCTCTGGGCGTGCTGGGCCAGCAGGAACGCGCCCGCGCGATCTGGGCCGAAGCGCGGCTGGTGTTCGCCGACCAACCCGAGGGGCTGGCGCAGATCGACGCCGCCGCCCGCAGCGCGGGGTTCGGCGAATGA
- a CDS encoding Lrp/AsnC family transcriptional regulator, with protein sequence MYCVFVQFRCIPGKTYEVASAIYDREVVSELFSTSGDWDLMAKVYIPEGEDVGHYLSEKLFDVPGISRTLTTMTYKAF encoded by the coding sequence ATGTATTGCGTCTTTGTCCAGTTCCGCTGCATCCCCGGCAAAACCTACGAGGTCGCCAGCGCCATCTACGACCGCGAGGTGGTGTCCGAGCTGTTCTCGACCTCGGGCGACTGGGATCTGATGGCCAAGGTCTATATCCCCGAAGGCGAGGACGTCGGCCATTACCTCAGCGAAAAACTGTTCGACGTGCCGGGCATCTCGCGAACGCTGACCACCATGACCTACAAGGCGTTCTGA
- a CDS encoding TIGR02186 family protein, protein MRGLLLIALILLSLPARASEIVGALSQNRVSLTANFSGSEILIFGAIRRTAEEVTIQEADEAAGSEDFDVIVVIEGPRQAVEVWRKERRAGIWMNVDSVGMASVPSFYAVASTQPLNQILSPEADEAFRISARQAIRAEQVGDGSPETLLFAEALMRIREQSEQYLSLDRFVHIDRDILFRTNVRLPSNLTEGAYTTRMYLVQDGQVVSQFRTAIFVRKDGIERWLHELAYDQPFLYGLLALVIALIAGWGASALFRIIRQQ, encoded by the coding sequence ATGCGGGGGCTGCTGTTGATCGCGCTGATCCTGCTGTCGCTGCCCGCGCGCGCCAGTGAGATCGTCGGCGCGCTGAGTCAGAACCGCGTGTCGCTGACGGCGAATTTTTCGGGGTCCGAGATCCTGATCTTTGGCGCGATCCGCCGGACGGCTGAAGAGGTCACGATTCAAGAGGCCGACGAGGCTGCCGGGTCCGAGGATTTCGACGTCATCGTGGTGATCGAGGGCCCGCGTCAAGCGGTCGAGGTCTGGCGCAAAGAGCGCCGGGCGGGGATCTGGATGAACGTGGATTCGGTCGGCATGGCGTCGGTGCCGTCGTTCTACGCCGTGGCCAGCACGCAGCCGCTGAACCAGATCCTGTCGCCCGAGGCCGACGAGGCGTTTCGCATTTCGGCGCGTCAGGCGATCCGGGCGGAACAGGTCGGTGACGGCTCGCCCGAGACCTTGCTGTTCGCCGAGGCACTGATGCGCATCCGCGAGCAGTCGGAACAATATCTGTCGCTGGACCGGTTCGTTCACATCGACCGCGACATCCTGTTTCGGACCAATGTCCGGCTTCCGTCGAATTTGACCGAGGGTGCTTATACGACGCGGATGTATCTGGTGCAGGACGGGCAGGTGGTCAGCCAGTTCCGCACGGCGATCTTTGTGCGCAAGGACGGGATCGAGCGGTGGCTGCACGAACTGGCCTATGACCAGCCATTTCTGTACGGCCTGCTCGCTCTCGTCATTGCGCTGATTGCAGGATGGGGGGCGTCGGCGCTGTTCCGGATTATCCGGCAGCAGTGA
- a CDS encoding BCCT family transporter, which produces MTDSTDGEAIRAPEGPADIIDTDFEIGQNNVQLFGLDIHNPVFAISGLSVVAFVIVTMAFQNTIGPVFTGLRDFLTSNFDWFFLLAGNVFVLVCLGLIISPLGRVRIGGRDATPDYGYAGWFSMLFAAGMGIGLMFYGVSEPITHYSTSFGGVTLENGLRTDWAPLGGAEGDAAAAHALGMAATIFHWGLHPWAIYAIVGLSLALFAYNKGLPLTVRSMFYPIFGERIWGWPGHVIDILAVFATLFGLATSLGIGAQQANAGLNYLFGIEIGVTAQIILIALITCAALVSVLRGLDGGVKILSEINLGLAALLVLFIIIAGPTTTLFADLFHNVSAYATELIPLSNPFGREDANFSQGWTAFYWAWWISWSPFVGMFIARVSRGRSVREFLTCVLLIPTAVSILWMTILGGTALDQLVVNGFTGAQDAALELKLFEMLTQLPFTWIASLLSIILVIVFFVTSSDSGSLVIDTITAGGKVDAPVAQRVFWASFEGLVAIALLIGGGLGALQAMAVSTGFPFAIVLLLACYALVRGLMDEPRD; this is translated from the coding sequence ATGACGGACTCCACAGACGGCGAAGCCATCCGCGCACCGGAAGGCCCGGCCGATATCATCGACACCGATTTCGAGATCGGTCAGAACAATGTCCAGCTGTTCGGGCTGGACATCCACAACCCGGTCTTCGCCATTTCCGGGCTGAGCGTGGTGGCCTTTGTCATCGTCACCATGGCCTTTCAGAACACCATCGGTCCGGTCTTCACCGGGCTGCGTGACTTTCTGACCAGCAATTTTGACTGGTTCTTCCTGCTGGCCGGCAATGTCTTTGTGCTGGTCTGCCTTGGCCTGATCATCAGCCCGCTGGGCCGTGTTCGGATCGGCGGGCGCGATGCGACGCCGGATTACGGCTATGCCGGCTGGTTCTCGATGCTGTTTGCCGCCGGCATGGGTATCGGCCTGATGTTCTACGGCGTCAGCGAACCGATCACCCACTACTCGACCTCGTTCGGGGGCGTCACGCTTGAGAACGGGCTGCGCACCGACTGGGCACCGCTGGGCGGGGCCGAGGGCGACGCCGCCGCGGCGCATGCGCTGGGCATGGCCGCGACGATCTTCCACTGGGGTCTGCACCCTTGGGCGATCTATGCCATCGTCGGTCTGTCGCTGGCGCTTTTTGCCTATAACAAGGGCCTGCCGCTGACCGTCCGCTCAATGTTCTACCCGATCTTTGGCGAGCGCATCTGGGGCTGGCCGGGCCATGTCATCGACATTCTGGCGGTGTTTGCCACGCTGTTCGGCCTTGCCACCTCGCTGGGCATCGGCGCGCAGCAGGCGAATGCCGGGCTGAACTACCTGTTCGGGATCGAGATCGGCGTGACCGCGCAGATCATCCTGATCGCGCTGATAACCTGTGCCGCGCTGGTGTCGGTGCTGCGGGGGCTCGACGGCGGGGTCAAGATCCTGTCCGAGATCAACCTCGGGCTGGCCGCGCTGCTGGTGCTGTTCATCATCATCGCCGGACCGACCACGACGCTGTTTGCCGACCTGTTCCACAACGTCAGCGCCTACGCGACCGAGCTGATCCCGCTGTCCAACCCGTTTGGCCGCGAAGATGCCAACTTCTCGCAGGGCTGGACCGCATTCTACTGGGCGTGGTGGATCAGCTGGTCACCGTTCGTCGGCATGTTCATCGCCCGCGTCAGCCGGGGCCGCAGCGTGCGCGAGTTCCTCACCTGCGTGCTGCTGATCCCGACGGCTGTGTCGATCCTGTGGATGACCATTCTGGGCGGCACCGCGCTGGACCAGCTGGTGGTCAACGGTTTTACCGGCGCACAGGACGCGGCGCTTGAGCTGAAACTGTTCGAGATGCTGACGCAACTGCCGTTCACCTGGATCGCCTCGCTTCTGTCGATCATCCTTGTGATCGTGTTCTTCGTCACCTCGTCGGATAGCGGCTCCTTGGTGATCGACACGATCACGGCCGGTGGCAAGGTCGATGCGCCGGTGGCGCAGCGGGTCTTCTGGGCCTCGTTCGAAGGGTTGGTGGCCATCGCGCTGCTGATCGGCGGCGGGTTGGGGGCGTTGCAGGCCATGGCGGTCTCGACGGGCTTCCCGTTCGCCATCGTGCTGCTGCTGGCCTGTTACGCACTGGTCCGCGGGCTGATGGACGAGCCGCGCGACTGA
- a CDS encoding DUF1289 domain-containing protein, whose translation MNKLSTDTIWMRTELDSPCVKLCVIHPRVGICAGCYRTLDEIAEWSTLSPEARQSVTAALPERATLLKKRRGGRDARLNEA comes from the coding sequence ATGAACAAACTCTCCACCGATACGATCTGGATGCGCACCGAACTCGACAGTCCTTGTGTGAAGCTTTGCGTGATCCACCCAAGGGTCGGGATCTGCGCTGGCTGCTACCGCACGCTGGACGAGATCGCCGAGTGGTCCACCCTGAGCCCCGAAGCGCGCCAAAGCGTCACCGCCGCCCTGCCCGAGCGCGCCACCTTGCTGAAAAAACGCCGCGGCGGCCGCGACGCGCGGCTGAACGAGGCCTGA
- the ruvX gene encoding Holliday junction resolvase RuvX — translation MSVFADPDAFFAALPAQGALAGLDLGEKTIGVAVSDLRRSVATPLETVKRSKFTLDAARLLEIAKSKALAGFILGLPLNMDGSEGPRCQSTRAFARNLERLTDLPIGFWDERLSTVAAERALLAFDTSRAKRAQVIDHVAAGFILQGVLDRIAVMRR, via the coding sequence ATGAGCGTCTTTGCCGATCCCGACGCCTTCTTCGCCGCCCTGCCCGCGCAGGGCGCGCTGGCCGGGCTGGACCTTGGCGAGAAAACCATCGGAGTGGCCGTGTCAGACCTGCGCCGCTCGGTCGCCACGCCGCTGGAAACGGTGAAACGGTCGAAATTCACGCTGGACGCCGCCCGCCTGCTGGAGATCGCCAAATCCAAGGCGCTGGCCGGGTTCATACTGGGACTGCCGCTGAACATGGACGGCTCGGAAGGCCCGCGCTGCCAATCCACCCGCGCCTTTGCGCGCAATCTGGAACGGCTCACCGACCTGCCGATCGGCTTCTGGGACGAACGCCTCTCCACCGTCGCCGCCGAACGCGCGCTGCTGGCTTTTGACACCTCGCGCGCGAAACGCGCACAGGTGATCGACCACGTCGCCGCCGGGTTCATCCTGCAGGGCGTGCTGGACAGAATCGCCGTGATGCGTCGCTGA
- the thpR gene encoding RNA 2',3'-cyclic phosphodiesterase, with translation MIRTFLALPVPLPVVHTLTVAQHRLPLSRPVPEENFHVTLVFLDSQPEPLLEELHYALDGLSLTAPTLRIDGLGTFGGNDPDALYARIAPDPVLTALQAKLAQTARRIGIAVKARKFVPHITLARFRKGEMLPGTLASAIGALGPLTSPPWTPPELILTRSTLRADGPVYDPLASYPFRF, from the coding sequence ATGATCCGCACTTTTCTTGCCCTGCCGGTCCCTTTGCCCGTGGTCCACACGCTGACTGTCGCGCAGCACCGCCTGCCCCTGTCGCGCCCGGTGCCCGAGGAAAATTTCCACGTGACGCTGGTGTTTCTGGACAGCCAGCCCGAGCCGCTGCTGGAGGAACTGCACTACGCGCTCGACGGCTTGTCCCTGACGGCCCCCACCCTGCGCATCGACGGGCTGGGCACCTTCGGCGGCAATGACCCCGACGCGCTTTACGCCCGCATTGCCCCTGACCCGGTGCTCACTGCCCTGCAGGCCAAGCTGGCGCAAACCGCGCGGCGCATCGGGATCGCGGTCAAGGCGCGCAAATTCGTGCCCCACATCACCCTCGCCCGCTTTCGCAAGGGCGAGATGCTGCCCGGCACGCTGGCCAGCGCCATCGGCGCGCTGGGCCCGCTCACCAGCCCGCCCTGGACCCCGCCCGAGCTGATCCTCACCCGCTCGACCCTGCGCGCGGACGGGCCGGTCTATGACCCGCTGGCCAGCTATCCGTTCCGCTTCTGA
- a CDS encoding DUF6455 family protein, which translates to MKERFLKMFRRSRDLNAIAEMSEADLADMGVSRAQAQALAAVEDSVPVRLAEMARSQHVPETVLARDRDSWHELVHRCAECHDVPACERYLAREEGMDAESVAFCPNMAMFNALAAR; encoded by the coding sequence ATGAAAGAACGCTTCCTGAAGATGTTTCGGCGGAGCCGCGATCTGAACGCCATCGCCGAGATGAGCGAGGCCGATCTGGCCGATATGGGCGTCAGCCGCGCACAGGCGCAGGCGCTGGCGGCGGTCGAGGATTCGGTGCCCGTGCGTCTGGCCGAGATGGCGCGTTCCCAGCACGTGCCGGAGACGGTGCTGGCGCGGGACCGCGACAGCTGGCACGAGCTGGTGCACCGCTGCGCCGAGTGTCATGACGTGCCCGCCTGCGAGCGGTATCTGGCGCGCGAAGAGGGAATGGATGCCGAATCCGTGGCCTTTTGCCCCAACATGGCGATGTTCAACGCGCTGGCGGCGCGCTGA
- a CDS encoding ATP-dependent DNA helicase, which translates to MTAAPLPVTFSDDQAAAWDRMAEVLAKAGIDILDEDISAPDLDSDNTVMAVLGKAGSGKTMLLSELTKALIAAGVETVSGDYEGRRRRERRTLAILAPTNKAASVLRNRGVPATTIHRILYTPVYDPEYEKIAEWLAGNGPRPDMPDLGDTALDRAQAFYETVKSIPGALAAAGLRGSDFIKGWKRRDDPLDIGFIDESSMLDARQFTDLHELFQTLILFGDPAQLAPVGQSGEMVFDTLPAPQKLELHRIHRQSQDNPILDLAHALADPDLTFETFEAQIEAAARKDDRVVWAQRVQSDLMARSPVLVWRNATRIRLIHAFRAAHGAPETELLPGEPLICDGLELPLKHRKKRVDLEARGLIKGAQCIYLGPGKRPGFSRLHVMGAEDPQTSVASIVKIEREGEEEPFIPFAHHMGAAFLHGAAVTIHKAQGSQWPEVQVFAPDLYAAARAGRTEAGLPLWKRLAYVAITRAEHRLHWVVRNRLARPTGPLRIDDLGGGPAPLTLAIQDE; encoded by the coding sequence ATGACAGCCGCGCCCCTTCCCGTGACGTTTTCCGATGACCAGGCCGCCGCCTGGGACCGCATGGCCGAGGTGCTCGCCAAGGCCGGGATCGATATTCTCGACGAAGATATCTCGGCCCCCGATCTGGACAGTGACAACACCGTCATGGCCGTGCTGGGCAAGGCCGGGTCGGGCAAGACGATGCTGCTGTCCGAACTGACCAAGGCCCTGATCGCCGCCGGGGTGGAAACCGTCAGCGGTGACTACGAAGGACGGCGGCGGCGCGAGCGGCGGACGCTGGCGATCCTTGCGCCGACCAACAAGGCCGCGTCGGTGCTGCGCAACCGCGGTGTTCCCGCGACGACCATTCACCGCATTCTCTACACCCCGGTCTATGACCCCGAATACGAGAAGATCGCCGAGTGGCTGGCCGGCAACGGCCCGCGCCCCGACATGCCCGATCTGGGCGACACCGCGCTCGACCGGGCGCAGGCGTTCTACGAGACGGTCAAATCCATCCCCGGCGCGCTGGCGGCCGCAGGCCTGAGGGGCAGCGATTTCATCAAGGGCTGGAAACGGCGCGATGATCCCTTGGACATTGGCTTCATTGACGAAAGCTCGATGCTGGACGCGCGGCAGTTCACCGATCTGCACGAGCTGTTCCAGACCCTGATCCTGTTTGGCGACCCCGCCCAGCTGGCCCCGGTCGGCCAGTCCGGCGAGATGGTGTTCGACACCCTGCCCGCGCCGCAAAAACTGGAGCTGCACCGCATTCACCGGCAGAGTCAGGACAACCCGATCCTCGATCTGGCGCATGCGCTGGCCGATCCCGACCTGACGTTTGAAACCTTCGAGGCGCAGATCGAGGCCGCTGCGCGCAAGGATGACCGCGTGGTCTGGGCGCAGCGGGTCCAGAGCGATCTGATGGCGCGCTCGCCCGTGCTGGTCTGGCGCAACGCCACGCGCATCCGCCTGATCCACGCCTTTCGCGCCGCCCATGGCGCGCCGGAAACCGAACTGCTGCCCGGTGAGCCGCTGATTTGCGACGGGCTTGAACTGCCGCTCAAGCACCGCAAGAAGCGCGTCGATCTGGAGGCGCGCGGCCTGATCAAGGGCGCGCAATGCATCTATCTGGGACCGGGCAAGCGCCCCGGCTTCTCGCGCCTGCATGTCATGGGGGCCGAGGACCCGCAGACCTCGGTCGCGTCAATCGTCAAGATCGAGCGCGAAGGCGAGGAAGAGCCCTTCATCCCCTTCGCGCACCACATGGGGGCGGCGTTCCTGCACGGCGCCGCCGTCACCATCCACAAGGCGCAGGGCAGCCAGTGGCCCGAGGTGCAGGTCTTCGCCCCCGACCTCTACGCCGCCGCCCGCGCCGGGCGGACCGAGGCCGGGCTGCCGCTGTGGAAACGCCTCGCCTATGTCGCCATCACCCGGGCCGAACACCGCCTGCACTGGGTGGTGCGCAACCGGCTGGCGCGACCGACCGGACCTTTGAGAATCGACGATCTGGGCGGAGGCCCCGCGCCGCTCACGCTGGCGATTCAAGACGAGTAG